The sequence AACATTTGAACCTGACCGTTATTACGAGCAATCTTGATGTCATCCTTGGTTCTCTGCCTTACGGCAATTTGAATGTCATTTCGACGGGCGGTGTTCTGGAGCGCAAGACAAAATCATTTGCCAGCATCAAAAATATGGACCTGCTGAAAGCGTACAATATAAATAAAGCCTTTATGGCTTCAACCGGCATCTCGCTTTCGAGCGGCGTAACCAATTCATCCCCGCTCGAAAGCGAAATCAAGCAGATCGTAGTCGAACGCAGCCAGGAAGTGTTCTTGCTTGTAGACCACAACAAATTTGGTAAGTATGCGCTCATGACCTACTGCAAACTGGAAGATATCGATTATTTGATTACCGACAGCCTGCCGGGGAGCGACTACCAGCAGTTTGCCCAGGAGAACAATATCAAGCTTGTTGCAGCTGATGAATAACAGACGGCAAGCCAAATATAAGCGCCTGATCACGCAAGAGCGCGTTCCCTCCAAAGCCGGAGAGGACGCGCTCTAATTGTTTATTTTTCAATTGCAAGCAGGCAATCAAGCTTTCGCTCCTTCGGCAGCCTCTTCCGCCGCCGGTTCCGCAGCCCCTTCTTCGGCCGCAGGCTCTGCCTGGACGGCTGGCGGCGCGATCTTAACGACCAGCGTTTCGGGGTCTGTCAGCACTTCCCATCCCGCATTCTTCGGCAGGTCTGAAACAAGCAGATGATCGCCGATTTCCAGATTGCTGACGTCCACTTCGAATACGGATTCCAGCTTGTCCGGCAGTGTGCGGATTTCCAGCTCATGCAGCTCGACCGTCTGCACTCCTCCGGCCTTAACCCCTTCAGGCGTTCCGGTAAAATGCAGGGCTACCTTGGTGTCCAGCTCGGCTTTCAAATCAATGACATGGAAGTCGATATGCAGCAGCTTTTTGGTCAAAGGCTCGCGCTGCACGCCCTGAATAATCACATCTTTGGTGCCGGATGCCGGCAGCTCCGCCTTCAAAATCGCACGCGGATTTTTGCTCAGAATACTGTCTATCGTTTTTGCATCCGCGCTAAGGGAAAGGGATTCAGAACCCGCACCGTAGATGACAACAGGCACCAGGCCCTGTCTCCGCTGCGCGGCAGGCTTCCCGGTTCTTTCCGTCAAACGTACTGCTTCACTCATTACCAATTCCTCCTAAGTATGGATTTAAAAACATAAGACCGATTAGATCTATACTCTAATCAGTCTCTTATTAACCCTATTGCTGTGTTGTGGAACCAGTATAGCACTCCAGAAAGCGGGAGTCAAAATTGCCTTTTTACCCAAAATAATCCAAATTTCGCGATTTTCTGCCTTTGGTCAATATTATTCGATACTAACTCGCTTTTTGTCCGGAGAGAGAGTAAAATAACGGTAATCCATGTAACAGGAGTGATGAATATGCGGCAAATTTCTTCAGAAGAAGGACGGTTTTACATCGCCGGAGATGGTGAAGACCTTGCTGAAATTACATACAAGCTGGACAATTCCAAGACAATGATCGTCGATCATACGTATGTATCGGAACAACTGCGGGGTCAGGGAGCAGGCGAACAGCTGGTCAAGGCGGTTGTAGAAAAAGCAAGAAATGAGGGACTATCTGTCCTCCCTCAATGCTCCTACGCCGCGCATCAATTCAAGAAGCATCCCGAGTACGGGGACGTGCTGAATGAGAACGGAAGCGGTCTGTCTTAAACAAACTGCCCGTTATTCGCAGCAAAATGTCCGCCCGGGCTGCGATTCCAATGATTAGGAGGAAACGGGTTTGGCGACACAGGAAATTTTACACGAAATAGAGGAATTACAGCGCCGCTGCGAAGAGTATGACGGCATATCGCTGAAGCTCAACTGGGACTCGCTGCGAAGCGAGCCGGGGGCCGGAGGCGCTCAGTGGCTCTACACTTACGAGGAGGGACTGCTGGCGGGATTTATCGGACTGTACAGCTTCGGCAGCGAAGTTGAAGTTTGCGGAATGGTGCGGCCCGGCTACCGCCGGCGCGGCATCTTCACCACCCTGTGGCAGCAGGCTTATAAACAGATCGTCCGCAAGAAGGCGAAGAGCATACTGCTCAACGCGCCTGCAGCTTCCAAATCCGCCGCAGGCTTTCTGAAGACCCTGCCGATCGAGTTCAATCATGCGGAATACCAGATGAAATGGGACTATGACAAGGCAGAGGAACGTTCGGCTTTCGAGAACAAGATTTTGCCTGATGACATGGTGATCCTTCGTCCCGCCCGCGCCGATGAGAAGAGACTGCTCGCCGTTCTCGACAGCATGGGCTTCAACACGACGCTGGAAGAAGCGGTAGAAATGTATGAAGAGCTGGATGGAGAAAGCAGCAATGAGCATATCATTATTGAGCTTGACGGGCAGCCCGTAGGCAAAATGCGGCTGTGGACAGAACATCACGAAACGTGGATCTACGCCTTCACCGTAGATGAGAAAATGCGGGGCCGGGGCATCGGGCGCAGCGCCCTTATTCAGACGATTCAACGGGAAAGACGCCTCGGCAACGGTATTTATCTGGAAGTCGCACTGGACAATCCGAATGCGCTCGGATTGTATGAGAGCTGCGGATTCGTCATAACCAATAAGCAGGATTACTATCGTTATATCGGCTAGACAAGTTAGATGACCACTAAGCGTGAAAGATCCGCCGGGAAACCGGCAGCATGAAGACCCTATGGTCCGGATACGGTCCATAGGGTCCTTGTGTGTCACAGCGCGGCAGCATGGGTCACATCAGGAGATGCCTTGACAAGCTGTTCTCAGCGGCTCTGCTTCGGCTTTCACCCTTTGACGCGCAGTCTGCGCATCCGCTGCTTCGCTCGCCATTCCATACGGCCAGCAGCCTTAAGTAATCGAGCGAGGCTTCCAGTGTATAGGCATTTCCGTCGTAGCGGCGCATCTCCCCCTCCATCAAATAATGGAGCTCCACACTCTCGGGCGGCGCGCCGAAAGTCTTGCGGCAGAACACGTTGGCCATATGTATAAATCCCCGGGCAACCTCCTCATTTCCGCATACCATGAACTTTTGCACATTCAGTCCGCCTCCTCTGCTGCGGGAGTGCCAGACCAATTGAAAGATGATGGACAGGTTCATTTGGAGTTCAGGTACAGGAACATACCACTGTTCATACAGCATGAACGGAACCTCTCCGGCATGGCAGCTGCTCACTAGACGGACCAGCGCATCGGATATCGTATTTTTAACCTCCCAGTAGTGCAACAGTGAAAGGAAGGACCGGGACTGCGGAGGCCATCTCCGCTCCAGAAGAAACTGAATAGGCGTCTGACTGCGAACCTCGGGCGTTAAGCTGTAATAGTCATTTAACGTATGACCGACCGCATACTGCACCTGCTGCCGCCACAAAGGCAGTTCTTTTCCGCCTCCGCTTGCCTCCGCCATATCCAGCAACGCACGCTCTGCGACATAATCGTGTAATTTACGAAGACGGGGGACCGGATTAGCGGCTGCGCCGCATGCCGCGCTCATCTTAAGATACCCCTACGCAGGCCATGGCAAAACGCTGTCCGAATTTGCGGCAATCCTCTTTCTCCATAGCAGTCGGCCCATATTCTATTTTCAGACTCGTCTGTACAACGACGGCGCCTCTTTCCTTCAGCTTTTCTTCAATCAGGTCAACCGCACCGCAATAGACGTCATACCCGGAGTCGCCGCTTCCGAATACGGCGGCCTTTCTGCCTGCTAAGTCTATTTCATCCAGCTCCTCATAGAAATCGAGGAATTCATCCGGCACTTCTCCGTCTCCCCAGGTGTAGGCTCCCAAGACCGCACCATCATAGGATGCGATATCGAAGGCGCTGCAGTCGGTGACCGATTTCATGATCGTCTCCCCTCCCGATTGGCGGATTCCCTCCGCGATCAGTTCCGCTATTTCCTCTGTATTGCCCGTCAGGCTGGCATATACCACTAATATTTTAGTCATGTTCCATATCCTCCCCTAAATGACAGAAAGCCGTTATTGAAAACACTGAAAGTATCCCTTCTCCAGCAGCGGTGCGGGATATAGACCTATTCTATTGATAATGATTATCAATGTCAATAAGGTTTTGCAGCTGAATGCTTGCCTGCGTTTTTCACAGCCCGGCAGAACGGCTTTCTTTATCATGACTTTTATAGAATCGATACAGCCGATGCATCTAAAAAGCAGTGTTTACGCGATTGTCTTCAGCAGCCCGGCCGTTTGTTATAAACCGGCAAAATGATGTACAATATAGGCTAAATGAATTTTTGAAGGATGGATTAACATGTACATGGCTCGGGACTGGAAGGATTATGAGATCATCGATACTGGAGGCGGAGAAAAGCTGGAGCGCTGGGGGGATATCATTCTTCGGCGGCCCGACCCGCAAATTATATGGCCGCTTCCAAAGGAAACGCCGCAGTGGAAGGATGTCCACGGACATTATCATCGCAGTTCATCAGGCGGCGGCCACTGGGAAATGAAGAAGAGCATACCTGACAGCTGGAGCATCAGCTACGGCAAGCTTAGATTCCATCTTCGTCCAACCAACTTCAAGCATACGGGATTATTCCCGGAGCAGGCGGCCAACTGGAGCTGGATGATGGACAAGATTGCGGGCGCGGGACGCAAAATACAAGTGCTTAACCTGTTCGCATACACCGGCGGCGCAACCGTCGCGGCGGCCAGCGCAGGCGCTTCGGTCGTGCATGTCGACGCGGCCAAAGGCATGGTACAGTGGGCAAAAGAAAACCTGCAGCTGTCCGGCCTCGGAGAGCGTCCGGTCCGGTTCATCACCGACGACGTCTTCAAATTTGTCCAGCGTGAACAGCGCCGTGGCAACAAATATGACGCGATTATTATGGACCCTCCCTCCTACGGCAGAGGCCCCGGCGGCGAGATGTGGAAGCTGGAGCAGAACTTGTATCCGTTTCTGGAAAGCTGCATGAGCATAATGAGCGACAACCCGCTCTTCCTGCTCATCAATTCCTATACGACCGGCATCTCCCCTACCGTTCTGGAGAACATGCTGGCCATGACGATGAAAGCTCGTTATGGAGGCATGCTCAGCTCCGGAGAGATCGGGCTGCCGATCACTTCCTCCGGGCTGAATCTGCCTTGCGGCATTCTCGGCCGCTGGGAGTCCTAGAGCCATGGTGCAGAGCGTGAATGGCGGACGGGAAGACGGACTGATGCCGGATTCCTTTCAGATTTTGTATGAAGATAACCATCTTCTTGGGATCGTTAAGCCGGTTAACATTCCCGTACAGGAGGATGCCACGGGAGATGCCGATCTGCTCACCCTGCTGAAAGAGGACGTCAAGCGGCGTTATGATAAGCCCGGCAATGTCTATATGGGCCTCGTTCATCGGTTGGACCGTCCCGTCGGCGGAGCCATGGTGTTCGCCAAGACCTCCAAAGCGGCTTCGCGGTTATCGGAAAGTGTCCGCAGCCGGAACTTCCGTAAAGGCTATTTGACCGTCGTACACGGACGACTGCCTGCTCAGAACGGCAGATTGAGAAATATCCTGCTTAAAAACGCCAAGACGAACACGGTCACCGTTGTCCGGGAAGGCACACCGGGCGGCAAGGAAGCCATTTTGGATTATACCGTGCTGGGCTTCACCGAAGGCTTCAGTCTTGTAAAGGTTGACCTGCTTACCGGACGGTCTCATCAAATTCGCGTTCAGCTCGCCCATGCCGGCTGTCCGCTGTACGGAGACCAAAAATACGGAGCGTCCGTCAATAAGCCCGGGCAGCAAATCGCGCTGTGGTCCTCGCTCGTCGGATTCCCGCATCCCGTTACTAAGCAGGAAGTCGAACTGATCTCACTGCCTCCGCGTCAATATCCTTGGGACCTGTGGAACGCAGAGCTTCAGGAGCGGGCCCTACGGTAGAAGCAGCGTCGCTGGTCATGCTTGCCGGGTGTTCCCACAATAAGTCCATGTCAGCAAATTGCTGACCATTGCAAGAAGCAGGCTATTCCTCTGTGGGATAGGCCTGCTTTTGTTATTTCTGCCCCGCCTAAGTCCCGGTTATCTGGTCATTTCCAGAGGGGTGGGTTCGTTTCCCGGAGCCACGAGTTTCCCCATCAAATACAGTAGAAGCTGCTGGTTATGGGCCGAAATATGGTCCAGCACTTCCGCGAAAAAATCGCTGCGGATCTTAAGGCCGCGCGCGGTTTCCTTCCTGCCGAGATCGGTTATGCTGACCCAGACGATCCGGCGGTCGGAAGCATCCCTGTCTCTGATAATCAGTCCGCCGCGCTCCATCCGGTCGAGCAGCATGGTCACCG is a genomic window of Paenibacillus durus ATCC 35681 containing:
- a CDS encoding class I SAM-dependent methyltransferase; protein product: MYMARDWKDYEIIDTGGGEKLERWGDIILRRPDPQIIWPLPKETPQWKDVHGHYHRSSSGGGHWEMKKSIPDSWSISYGKLRFHLRPTNFKHTGLFPEQAANWSWMMDKIAGAGRKIQVLNLFAYTGGATVAAASAGASVVHVDAAKGMVQWAKENLQLSGLGERPVRFITDDVFKFVQREQRRGNKYDAIIMDPPSYGRGPGGEMWKLEQNLYPFLESCMSIMSDNPLFLLINSYTTGISPTVLENMLAMTMKARYGGMLSSGEIGLPITSSGLNLPCGILGRWES
- a CDS encoding DeoR/GlpR family DNA-binding transcription regulator, coding for MLKTKRIKQIQDYIIEHNTVSLDELVTVFDVSKNTIRRDIQELVEGGEVKKVYGGVSAVNPPLISFNDRKSRNHSEKQRIAKTAAEYVTDGDIIYIDSGTTTLEMIEYIKHLNLTVITSNLDVILGSLPYGNLNVISTGGVLERKTKSFASIKNMDLLKAYNINKAFMASTGISLSSGVTNSSPLESEIKQIVVERSQEVFLLVDHNKFGKYALMTYCKLEDIDYLITDSLPGSDYQQFAQENNIKLVAADE
- a CDS encoding 50S ribosomal protein L25, whose amino-acid sequence is MSEAVRLTERTGKPAAQRRQGLVPVVIYGAGSESLSLSADAKTIDSILSKNPRAILKAELPASGTKDVIIQGVQREPLTKKLLHIDFHVIDLKAELDTKVALHFTGTPEGVKAGGVQTVELHELEIRTLPDKLESVFEVDVSNLEIGDHLLVSDLPKNAGWEVLTDPETLVVKIAPPAVQAEPAAEEGAAEPAAEEAAEGAKA
- a CDS encoding GNAT family N-acetyltransferase codes for the protein MRQISSEEGRFYIAGDGEDLAEITYKLDNSKTMIVDHTYVSEQLRGQGAGEQLVKAVVEKARNEGLSVLPQCSYAAHQFKKHPEYGDVLNENGSGLS
- a CDS encoding GNAT family N-acetyltransferase, which encodes MATQEILHEIEELQRRCEEYDGISLKLNWDSLRSEPGAGGAQWLYTYEEGLLAGFIGLYSFGSEVEVCGMVRPGYRRRGIFTTLWQQAYKQIVRKKAKSILLNAPAASKSAAGFLKTLPIEFNHAEYQMKWDYDKAEERSAFENKILPDDMVILRPARADEKRLLAVLDSMGFNTTLEEAVEMYEELDGESSNEHIIIELDGQPVGKMRLWTEHHETWIYAFTVDEKMRGRGIGRSALIQTIQRERRLGNGIYLEVALDNPNALGLYESCGFVITNKQDYYRYIG
- a CDS encoding MarR family winged helix-turn-helix transcriptional regulator, whose product is MNSFEFSKIWHKILKDYKVHMDTKLAPTLTDAQLTVLELVQEKGAAKPSDLAPHLATSPAAVTMLLDRMERGGLIIRDRDASDRRIVWVSITDLGRKETARGLKIRSDFFAEVLDHISAHNQQLLLYLMGKLVAPGNEPTPLEMTR
- a CDS encoding flavodoxin, which translates into the protein MTKILVVYASLTGNTEEIAELIAEGIRQSGGETIMKSVTDCSAFDIASYDGAVLGAYTWGDGEVPDEFLDFYEELDEIDLAGRKAAVFGSGDSGYDVYCGAVDLIEEKLKERGAVVVQTSLKIEYGPTAMEKEDCRKFGQRFAMACVGVS
- a CDS encoding RluA family pseudouridine synthase, which translates into the protein MVQSVNGGREDGLMPDSFQILYEDNHLLGIVKPVNIPVQEDATGDADLLTLLKEDVKRRYDKPGNVYMGLVHRLDRPVGGAMVFAKTSKAASRLSESVRSRNFRKGYLTVVHGRLPAQNGRLRNILLKNAKTNTVTVVREGTPGGKEAILDYTVLGFTEGFSLVKVDLLTGRSHQIRVQLAHAGCPLYGDQKYGASVNKPGQQIALWSSLVGFPHPVTKQEVELISLPPRQYPWDLWNAELQERALR